Proteins encoded in a region of the Globicephala melas chromosome 1, mGloMel1.2, whole genome shotgun sequence genome:
- the KLHL17 gene encoding kelch-like protein 17 isoform X2, whose protein sequence is MQPRSERPAGRTQSPEHGSPGPAPEAPPPPPPPQQPAAPEAERARPRQARPTGPMEGAVQLLSREGHTVSHNSKRHYHDAFVAMSRMRQRGLLCDIVLHVAAKEIRAHKVVLASCSPYFHAMFTNEMSESRQTHVTLHDIDPQALDQLVQFAYTAEIVVGEGNVQTLLPAASLLQLNGVRDACCKFLLSQLDPSNCLGIRGFADTHSCSDLLKAAHRYVLQHFVDVAKTEEFMLLPLKQVLELVSSDSLNVPSEEDVYRAVLSWVKHDVDTRRQHVPRLMKCVRLPLLSRDFLLGHVDAESLVRHHPDCKDLLIEALKFHLLPEQRGVLGSSRTRPRRCEGAGPVLFAVGGGSLFAIHGDCEAYDTRADRWHVVASMSARRARVGVAAVGNRLYAVGGYDGTSDLATVESYDPVTNTWQPEVSMGTRRSCLGVAALHGLLYAAGGYDGASCLNSAERYDPLTGTWTSIAAMSTRRRYVRVAMLDGNLYAVGGYDSSSHLATVEKYEPQVSSWTPVASMLSRRSSAGVAVLEGALYVAGGNDGTSCLNSVERYSPKAGAWESVAPMNIRRSTHDLVSMDGWLYAVGGNDGSSSLNSIEKYNPRTNKWVAASCMFTRRSSVGVAVLELLNFPPPSSPTLSVSSTSL, encoded by the exons ATGCAGCCGCGCAGCGAGCGCCCGGCCGGCAGGACGCAAAGTCCAGAGCACGGCAGCCCGGGGCCCGCGCCcgaggcgccgccgccgccgccgccgccgcagcagcCGGCAGC CCCCGAGGCAGAGCGTGCCCGGCCCCGGCAGGCCCGGCCCACGGGCCCCATGGAGGGTGCAGTGCAGCTGCTGAGCCGCGAGGGCCACACCGTATCCCACAACTCCAAGCGGCACTACCACGATGCCTTCGTGGCCATGAGCCGCATGCGGCAGCGCGGCCTCCTGTGTGACATCGTCTTGCACGTGGCTGCTAAGGAGATCCGGGCACACAAGGTGGTGCTGGCCTCCTGCAGCCCCTACTTCCACGCCATGTTCACAA ATGAGATGAGTGAGAGCCGTCAGACGCATGTGACGCTGCACGATATCGACCCTCAGGCCTTGGACCAGCTGGTGCAGTTTGCGTACACGGCCGAGATCGTGGTGGGGGAAGGCAACGTGCAG ACTCTGCTCCCAGCCGCCAGCCTTCTGCAGCTGAATGGGGTCCGTGATGCCTGCTGCAAGTTCCTGCTGAGTCAGCTCGACCCCTCCAACTGTCTGGGCATCCGGGGCTTCGCCGACACACACTCGTGCAGTGACCTGCTCAAGGCGGCACACAGGTACGTGCTGCAGCACTTCGTGGACGTGGCCAAGACTGAGGAGTTCATGCTGTTGCCGCTGAAGCAG GTGCTGGAACTGGTTTCTAGCGACAGCCTGAACGTGCCTTCAGAGGAGGACGTCTACCGTGCCGTCCTGAGTTGGGTCAAGCACGACGTGGATACCCGGAGGCAGCACGTTCCTCGG CTGATGAAGTGTGTACGCCTGCCCCTGCTGAGCCGGGACTTCCTGCTGGGCCACGTGGACGCCGAGAGCCTGGTGCGGCACCACCCAGACTGCAAGGACCTACTCATTGAGGCCCTCAAGTTCCACCTGCTGCCCGAGCAGAGGGGCGTCCTGGGCAGCAGCCGCACCCGGCCCCGGCGCTGTGAGGGCGCTGGCCCTGTGCTCTTCGCTGTGG GTGGTGGGAGCCTGTTCGCCATCCACGGCGACTGTGAAGCGTACGACACACGCGCTGACCGCTGGCATGTGGTGGCCTCGATGTCCGCGCGCCGGGCCCGGGTGGGCGTGGCGGCAGTCGGGAACCGGCTGTATGCTGTGGGCGG TTACGATGGGACTTCAGACCTGGCCACCGTAGAGTCCTACGACCCTGTGACCAACACCTGGCAGCCTGAGGTGTCCATGGGCACAAGGCGCAGCTGCCTGGGTGTGGCTGCCCTGCACGGGCTCCTGTATGCAGCCGGTGGCTACGATGGGGCCTCTTGCCTCAACAG TGCCGAGCGCTACGACCCCCTGACGGGAACATGGACGTCGATCGCCGCCATGAGCACCCGGAGGCGATATGTGCGCGTGGCCATGCTCG ATGGGAACCTGTATGCCGTGGGCGGTTATGACAGCTCGTCACACCTGGCCACCGTGGAGAAGTATGAGCCCCAG GTGAGCTCCTGGACGCCCGTGGCCTCCATGCTGAGCCGGCGCAGCTCCGCGGGTGTGGCGGTGCTGGAGGGGGCCCTCTACGTGGCTGGTGGCAATGACGGCACCAGCTGCCTCAACTCTGTGGAGAGATACAGCCCCAAGGCGGGTGCCTGGGAGAGTGTGGCGCCCATGAACATCCGAAG GAGCACACACGACCTGGTGTCCATGGATGGCTGGCTGTACGCCGTAGGGGGCAACGATGGCAGTTCCAGCCTCAACTCCATTGAGAAGTACAACCCGAGGACCAACAAGTGGGTGGCCGCGTCCTGCATGTTCACGCGGCGCAGCAGCGTGGGCGTGGCAGTGCTCGAGCTGCTCAACTTCCCGCCGCCCTCTTCGCCCACGCTGTCCGTGTCGTCCACCAGCCTCTGA
- the KLHL17 gene encoding kelch-like protein 17 isoform X1, with product MQPRSERPAGRTQSPEHGSPGPAPEAPPPPPPPQQPAAPEAERARPRQARPTGPMEGAVQLLSREGHTVSHNSKRHYHDAFVAMSRMRQRGLLCDIVLHVAAKEIRAHKVVLASCSPYFHAMFTNEMSESRQTHVTLHDIDPQALDQLVQFAYTAEIVVGEGNVQTLLPAASLLQLNGVRDACCKFLLSQLDPSNCLGIRGFADTHSCSDLLKAAHRYVLQHFVDVAKTEEFMLLPLKQVLELVSSDSLNVPSEEDVYRAVLSWVKHDVDTRRQHVPRRSHRGDAGMCLEEGPGHMSRPDHSRRATTPQLMKCVRLPLLSRDFLLGHVDAESLVRHHPDCKDLLIEALKFHLLPEQRGVLGSSRTRPRRCEGAGPVLFAVGGGSLFAIHGDCEAYDTRADRWHVVASMSARRARVGVAAVGNRLYAVGGYDGTSDLATVESYDPVTNTWQPEVSMGTRRSCLGVAALHGLLYAAGGYDGASCLNSAERYDPLTGTWTSIAAMSTRRRYVRVAMLDGNLYAVGGYDSSSHLATVEKYEPQVSSWTPVASMLSRRSSAGVAVLEGALYVAGGNDGTSCLNSVERYSPKAGAWESVAPMNIRRSTHDLVSMDGWLYAVGGNDGSSSLNSIEKYNPRTNKWVAASCMFTRRSSVGVAVLELLNFPPPSSPTLSVSSTSL from the exons ATGCAGCCGCGCAGCGAGCGCCCGGCCGGCAGGACGCAAAGTCCAGAGCACGGCAGCCCGGGGCCCGCGCCcgaggcgccgccgccgccgccgccgccgcagcagcCGGCAGC CCCCGAGGCAGAGCGTGCCCGGCCCCGGCAGGCCCGGCCCACGGGCCCCATGGAGGGTGCAGTGCAGCTGCTGAGCCGCGAGGGCCACACCGTATCCCACAACTCCAAGCGGCACTACCACGATGCCTTCGTGGCCATGAGCCGCATGCGGCAGCGCGGCCTCCTGTGTGACATCGTCTTGCACGTGGCTGCTAAGGAGATCCGGGCACACAAGGTGGTGCTGGCCTCCTGCAGCCCCTACTTCCACGCCATGTTCACAA ATGAGATGAGTGAGAGCCGTCAGACGCATGTGACGCTGCACGATATCGACCCTCAGGCCTTGGACCAGCTGGTGCAGTTTGCGTACACGGCCGAGATCGTGGTGGGGGAAGGCAACGTGCAG ACTCTGCTCCCAGCCGCCAGCCTTCTGCAGCTGAATGGGGTCCGTGATGCCTGCTGCAAGTTCCTGCTGAGTCAGCTCGACCCCTCCAACTGTCTGGGCATCCGGGGCTTCGCCGACACACACTCGTGCAGTGACCTGCTCAAGGCGGCACACAGGTACGTGCTGCAGCACTTCGTGGACGTGGCCAAGACTGAGGAGTTCATGCTGTTGCCGCTGAAGCAG GTGCTGGAACTGGTTTCTAGCGACAGCCTGAACGTGCCTTCAGAGGAGGACGTCTACCGTGCCGTCCTGAGTTGGGTCAAGCACGACGTGGATACCCGGAGGCAGCACGTTCCTCGG AGATCCCACAGGGGTGATGCAGGCATGTGTCTTGAGGAGGGTCCAGGACACATGAGCAGGCCCGACCATAGCAGGCGTGCTACCACACCCCAGCTGATGAAGTGTGTACGCCTGCCCCTGCTGAGCCGGGACTTCCTGCTGGGCCACGTGGACGCCGAGAGCCTGGTGCGGCACCACCCAGACTGCAAGGACCTACTCATTGAGGCCCTCAAGTTCCACCTGCTGCCCGAGCAGAGGGGCGTCCTGGGCAGCAGCCGCACCCGGCCCCGGCGCTGTGAGGGCGCTGGCCCTGTGCTCTTCGCTGTGG GTGGTGGGAGCCTGTTCGCCATCCACGGCGACTGTGAAGCGTACGACACACGCGCTGACCGCTGGCATGTGGTGGCCTCGATGTCCGCGCGCCGGGCCCGGGTGGGCGTGGCGGCAGTCGGGAACCGGCTGTATGCTGTGGGCGG TTACGATGGGACTTCAGACCTGGCCACCGTAGAGTCCTACGACCCTGTGACCAACACCTGGCAGCCTGAGGTGTCCATGGGCACAAGGCGCAGCTGCCTGGGTGTGGCTGCCCTGCACGGGCTCCTGTATGCAGCCGGTGGCTACGATGGGGCCTCTTGCCTCAACAG TGCCGAGCGCTACGACCCCCTGACGGGAACATGGACGTCGATCGCCGCCATGAGCACCCGGAGGCGATATGTGCGCGTGGCCATGCTCG ATGGGAACCTGTATGCCGTGGGCGGTTATGACAGCTCGTCACACCTGGCCACCGTGGAGAAGTATGAGCCCCAG GTGAGCTCCTGGACGCCCGTGGCCTCCATGCTGAGCCGGCGCAGCTCCGCGGGTGTGGCGGTGCTGGAGGGGGCCCTCTACGTGGCTGGTGGCAATGACGGCACCAGCTGCCTCAACTCTGTGGAGAGATACAGCCCCAAGGCGGGTGCCTGGGAGAGTGTGGCGCCCATGAACATCCGAAG GAGCACACACGACCTGGTGTCCATGGATGGCTGGCTGTACGCCGTAGGGGGCAACGATGGCAGTTCCAGCCTCAACTCCATTGAGAAGTACAACCCGAGGACCAACAAGTGGGTGGCCGCGTCCTGCATGTTCACGCGGCGCAGCAGCGTGGGCGTGGCAGTGCTCGAGCTGCTCAACTTCCCGCCGCCCTCTTCGCCCACGCTGTCCGTGTCGTCCACCAGCCTCTGA
- the KLHL17 gene encoding kelch-like protein 17 isoform X3, with protein MQPRSERPAGRTQSPEHGSPGPAPEAPPPPPPPQQPAAPEAERARPRQARPTGPMEGAVQLLSREGHTVSHNSKRHYHDAFVAMSRMRQRGLLCDIVLHVAAKEIRAHKVVLASCSPYFHAMFTNEMSESRQTHVTLHDIDPQALDQLVQFAYTAEIVVGEGNVQTLLPAASLLQLNGVRDACCKFLLSQLDPSNCLGIRGFADTHSCSDLLKAAHRYVLQHFVDVAKTEEFMLLPLKQVLELVSSDSLNVPSEEDVYRAVLSWVKHDVDTRRQHVPRRSHRGDAGMCLEEGPGHMSRPDHSRRATTPQLMKCVRLPLLSRDFLLGHVDAESLVRHHPDCKDLLIEALKFHLLPEQRGVLGSSRTRPRRCEGAGPVLFAVGGGSLFAIHGDCEAYDTRADRWHVVASMSARRARVGVAAVGNRLYAVGGYDGTSDLATVESYDPVTNTWQPEVSMGTRRSCLGVAALHGLLYAAGGYDGASCLNSAERYDPLTGTWTSIAAMSTRRRYVRVAMLDGNLYAVGGYDSSSHLATVEKYEPQTSHPGLESCTWRRREAGSGSAPSPSLHRR; from the exons ATGCAGCCGCGCAGCGAGCGCCCGGCCGGCAGGACGCAAAGTCCAGAGCACGGCAGCCCGGGGCCCGCGCCcgaggcgccgccgccgccgccgccgccgcagcagcCGGCAGC CCCCGAGGCAGAGCGTGCCCGGCCCCGGCAGGCCCGGCCCACGGGCCCCATGGAGGGTGCAGTGCAGCTGCTGAGCCGCGAGGGCCACACCGTATCCCACAACTCCAAGCGGCACTACCACGATGCCTTCGTGGCCATGAGCCGCATGCGGCAGCGCGGCCTCCTGTGTGACATCGTCTTGCACGTGGCTGCTAAGGAGATCCGGGCACACAAGGTGGTGCTGGCCTCCTGCAGCCCCTACTTCCACGCCATGTTCACAA ATGAGATGAGTGAGAGCCGTCAGACGCATGTGACGCTGCACGATATCGACCCTCAGGCCTTGGACCAGCTGGTGCAGTTTGCGTACACGGCCGAGATCGTGGTGGGGGAAGGCAACGTGCAG ACTCTGCTCCCAGCCGCCAGCCTTCTGCAGCTGAATGGGGTCCGTGATGCCTGCTGCAAGTTCCTGCTGAGTCAGCTCGACCCCTCCAACTGTCTGGGCATCCGGGGCTTCGCCGACACACACTCGTGCAGTGACCTGCTCAAGGCGGCACACAGGTACGTGCTGCAGCACTTCGTGGACGTGGCCAAGACTGAGGAGTTCATGCTGTTGCCGCTGAAGCAG GTGCTGGAACTGGTTTCTAGCGACAGCCTGAACGTGCCTTCAGAGGAGGACGTCTACCGTGCCGTCCTGAGTTGGGTCAAGCACGACGTGGATACCCGGAGGCAGCACGTTCCTCGG AGATCCCACAGGGGTGATGCAGGCATGTGTCTTGAGGAGGGTCCAGGACACATGAGCAGGCCCGACCATAGCAGGCGTGCTACCACACCCCAGCTGATGAAGTGTGTACGCCTGCCCCTGCTGAGCCGGGACTTCCTGCTGGGCCACGTGGACGCCGAGAGCCTGGTGCGGCACCACCCAGACTGCAAGGACCTACTCATTGAGGCCCTCAAGTTCCACCTGCTGCCCGAGCAGAGGGGCGTCCTGGGCAGCAGCCGCACCCGGCCCCGGCGCTGTGAGGGCGCTGGCCCTGTGCTCTTCGCTGTGG GTGGTGGGAGCCTGTTCGCCATCCACGGCGACTGTGAAGCGTACGACACACGCGCTGACCGCTGGCATGTGGTGGCCTCGATGTCCGCGCGCCGGGCCCGGGTGGGCGTGGCGGCAGTCGGGAACCGGCTGTATGCTGTGGGCGG TTACGATGGGACTTCAGACCTGGCCACCGTAGAGTCCTACGACCCTGTGACCAACACCTGGCAGCCTGAGGTGTCCATGGGCACAAGGCGCAGCTGCCTGGGTGTGGCTGCCCTGCACGGGCTCCTGTATGCAGCCGGTGGCTACGATGGGGCCTCTTGCCTCAACAG TGCCGAGCGCTACGACCCCCTGACGGGAACATGGACGTCGATCGCCGCCATGAGCACCCGGAGGCGATATGTGCGCGTGGCCATGCTCG ATGGGAACCTGTATGCCGTGGGCGGTTATGACAGCTCGTCACACCTGGCCACCGTGGAGAAGTATGAGCCCCAG ACATCCCACCCTGGACTAGAGTCCTGCACGTGGAGACGGAGGGAGGCTGGTAGTGGGTCTGCCCCCAGCCCGTCCCTCCACCGCAGGTGA